From one Sphingomonas naphthae genomic stretch:
- a CDS encoding ArdC family protein, whose translation MAKTTGKPSPADIITNTIIDRLEAGVRPWVKPWRPGLGGRPLRVTGEPYRGINCFWLWLVAESAGYSARTWMTYKQAQTLGGQVRPGEKSQFAIFYKTYTKEVASPVTGAVTDEVRAMLRSYAVFNVDQIEGLPADYYPSRVALVAPGDVLPERADRFIRALPASVSVGGDRAFYDRVADSITMPSIELFTTQAYWASTLAHEAGHWTGHPDRLNRVFGKKFGDDAYALEELCAEMTAALLGADLGLPTAHLDDHASYIASWLRVLKRDSRVVMTAAAKAEVAAGYLLRATGLANTDDRDETVREAA comes from the coding sequence GTGGCCAAGACCACTGGCAAGCCATCGCCCGCCGACATCATCACCAACACCATTATCGACAGGCTCGAGGCCGGTGTCCGTCCATGGGTGAAGCCGTGGCGACCGGGACTCGGCGGTCGACCGCTGCGCGTGACGGGTGAACCCTATCGCGGCATCAACTGCTTCTGGCTTTGGCTGGTGGCGGAGAGCGCCGGTTACAGCGCGCGCACCTGGATGACCTACAAACAGGCCCAGACGCTCGGTGGACAGGTCCGTCCGGGCGAGAAATCGCAATTTGCGATCTTCTACAAGACCTACACCAAGGAGGTCGCCTCTCCGGTGACGGGGGCGGTGACCGACGAAGTCCGGGCAATGCTCCGCAGCTATGCCGTCTTCAACGTCGACCAGATCGAAGGATTGCCCGCAGACTATTATCCGAGCCGAGTCGCGCTCGTCGCCCCCGGCGACGTGCTACCCGAACGGGCAGATCGCTTCATTCGCGCACTTCCGGCCTCCGTGTCGGTTGGCGGCGACCGCGCCTTCTACGACCGCGTCGCCGATAGCATCACCATGCCGTCGATCGAGCTGTTCACCACGCAGGCTTATTGGGCATCGACGCTCGCCCATGAGGCCGGTCACTGGACGGGTCACCCCGACCGGCTGAACCGCGTGTTCGGCAAGAAGTTCGGCGATGACGCTTATGCGCTCGAGGAGTTGTGCGCCGAGATGACCGCTGCGTTGCTCGGCGCCGATCTGGGTTTGCCGACCGCGCATCTGGATGATCATGCCAGCTACATCGCCTCATGGCTTCGGGTTCTCAAACGCGATAGCCGCGTGGTCATGACCGCTGCCGCCAAGGCGGAAGTCGCGGCCGGCTATCTGCTGCGCGCCACCGGGCTCGCCAACACGGATGATCGTGACGAGACCGTTCGTGAAGCGGCGTGA
- a CDS encoding antitoxin of toxin-antitoxin stability system: MPELVSTTVYRLNELSASAKDAARNWYRQVAPGDDWHEFVYDDFTRICDLIGVDLGSYPVRLYGGGSRQAPRIWFSGFASQGDGACFEGRYRYARSSTKMIRAHAPRDAELHRIADTLATVQRSNFYQLEARVEHRGRYYHEYSMTIDVERSAPVESAIAGGADEVVTEALRDLARWLYRQLEAEYAYQTADEQVDAAILANDYSFTDDGLRFP; this comes from the coding sequence ATGCCTGAGCTGGTGTCCACCACCGTCTATCGGCTCAACGAGCTGTCGGCGTCCGCGAAGGACGCGGCGCGCAACTGGTATCGGCAGGTCGCACCTGGCGATGACTGGCATGAGTTCGTGTACGACGACTTCACGCGCATTTGCGATCTCATCGGCGTCGACCTAGGCAGCTATCCCGTTCGCCTTTATGGTGGCGGAAGCCGGCAGGCACCGCGCATCTGGTTTTCGGGGTTTGCGAGCCAGGGCGACGGTGCGTGTTTCGAAGGGCGATACCGATACGCCCGGTCTTCGACCAAGATGATCCGAGCCCATGCGCCACGCGATGCCGAGCTCCACCGGATCGCGGACACGCTGGCAACCGTTCAGCGGTCCAATTTCTATCAGCTCGAAGCCCGCGTTGAGCACCGCGGCCGTTATTATCACGAGTATAGCATGACGATCGATGTCGAGCGGTCCGCCCCTGTCGAAAGCGCGATAGCGGGCGGTGCCGACGAGGTGGTGACAGAGGCGCTGCGCGACCTCGCGCGCTGGCTCTACCGCCAGCTCGAAGCCGAATATGCGTATCAAACGGCCGACGAACAGGTCGATGCGGCGATCCTCGCCAACGACTACAGCTTCACCGATGATGGGTTGCGGTTCCCATGA
- a CDS encoding UvrD-helicase domain-containing protein — protein sequence MFVWNADDLNADQVKAIEQPGSVFLTACPGSGKTRTLTYKIARELSLLTSDKQRIVAITYTHRAADEIQERIEQLGVDTSQLWIGTIHSFCLEWILRPYAIYHPELKNGFRVINAHDTERAHELLCSEHGGGLRTFDCGHYFTSAGHVIACPDWKRAKVEALLQQYWAELRANRQVDFEMILDYAYQLVRDIPSISVLLGSIFATVLVDEYQDTKEIQYAILGAILKASGGKAKAFIVGDPNQAIYGSLGGYAITPAAFSALSGVSFTEMDLTVNYRSSDRIVTYFENFNQLTSKISAGGKYKSFASAISYDSSTNRTALVDEVVRLIRYNVESMGIVPREVCIVGPQWLPLAGMTRQLVAALPDYSFSGPGMVPFARDIDNFWYKLSRIILTEASPQLYIRRSRWAGEVIAALDLAGINTASITRKSLLRASNTTTSAETDGLKYLLECFDAFFDALGIDRTSSPMLVEHYEAFVEGSQRRIERLIADGATAIAEVAMFRKVFDEKTGITVSTIHGVKGAEFEAVIAFGLLEGMVPHFNEDDKIAAANKLLYVICSRAKKNLHLISEVGRRRGQNNVYQPTDILLACTFGYDQIP from the coding sequence ATGTTCGTCTGGAACGCCGACGACCTGAACGCCGATCAGGTGAAGGCGATCGAGCAGCCGGGCAGCGTGTTTCTGACGGCGTGCCCCGGCAGCGGAAAGACGCGCACGCTTACGTACAAGATCGCACGCGAACTTTCGCTGCTGACCTCCGACAAGCAGCGCATCGTCGCGATCACCTATACCCATCGCGCTGCGGACGAGATCCAGGAACGGATCGAGCAACTCGGGGTCGATACCAGCCAGCTGTGGATCGGAACGATCCACTCCTTCTGCCTCGAATGGATCCTGCGGCCCTATGCCATTTACCATCCGGAGCTAAAAAACGGCTTCCGGGTAATCAACGCCCATGACACCGAGCGCGCCCATGAGCTGCTGTGCAGCGAGCATGGAGGCGGTCTTCGCACGTTCGATTGCGGCCACTATTTCACGTCTGCCGGCCATGTCATCGCCTGTCCGGACTGGAAGCGTGCGAAGGTCGAAGCGCTGCTTCAGCAATATTGGGCGGAGCTGCGCGCGAACCGGCAGGTCGATTTCGAGATGATCCTCGACTACGCGTATCAGTTGGTTCGCGATATTCCGTCGATCAGCGTCCTGCTTGGATCGATCTTCGCGACGGTCTTGGTTGACGAATATCAGGACACTAAAGAAATCCAGTACGCGATCCTCGGCGCCATCCTGAAAGCGTCGGGCGGTAAGGCCAAGGCATTCATCGTCGGCGATCCTAATCAGGCGATCTATGGGTCGCTTGGCGGCTATGCGATCACGCCCGCCGCATTTTCAGCGCTTAGCGGTGTCAGCTTTACCGAGATGGACCTGACGGTAAACTACCGCTCGTCAGACCGCATCGTCACCTATTTCGAGAACTTCAACCAGCTCACTTCAAAGATCAGTGCTGGCGGGAAATACAAGAGTTTCGCGAGCGCAATTTCCTACGACAGCTCGACTAATCGCACTGCGCTGGTGGACGAGGTCGTACGTCTGATCCGCTATAACGTCGAGAGCATGGGGATCGTCCCCCGCGAAGTTTGCATCGTTGGGCCGCAATGGCTGCCGCTTGCAGGCATGACGCGCCAGCTTGTGGCTGCCTTACCGGATTACAGTTTCTCCGGCCCCGGCATGGTACCGTTTGCCCGAGACATCGACAATTTCTGGTACAAGCTCTCCCGGATCATTCTGACCGAAGCCTCGCCGCAACTCTATATCCGGCGCAGCCGGTGGGCGGGGGAAGTGATCGCTGCGCTCGACCTGGCCGGCATCAACACCGCCTCGATCACACGGAAGAGCCTGTTGCGTGCATCGAATACGACTACCTCCGCCGAAACCGACGGTCTGAAATATCTGCTGGAGTGCTTCGACGCCTTCTTCGACGCGCTCGGCATAGATCGCACCAGCTCTCCCATGCTGGTCGAACACTACGAGGCCTTCGTCGAAGGATCGCAGCGACGGATCGAAAGGCTCATCGCGGACGGTGCGACCGCGATCGCCGAGGTCGCCATGTTCCGGAAGGTTTTCGATGAGAAGACCGGGATCACCGTCTCGACAATCCATGGTGTGAAAGGCGCCGAATTCGAAGCGGTGATTGCTTTCGGTCTGCTTGAGGGCATGGTTCCGCATTTCAACGAGGACGATAAGATCGCGGCCGCAAACAAGCTTCTCTACGTGATTTGCTCCCGGGCAAAAAAGAACCTGCACCTCATTTCGGAAGTGGGCCGGCGGCGGGGGCAGAACAACGTATATCAGCCGACCGATATCCTGCTTGCTTGCACTTTTGGCTATGACCAGATTCCCTGA
- a CDS encoding phosphoadenosine phosphosulfate reductase family protein, producing the protein MDVLPDLGAYRRFVVAFSGGKDSLASLLALLEHGISPDRIELHHHEVDGQGATLMDWPCTPAYVDALARHFGIALYRSWRIGGFARELDRDCTATAPIAFETPDGLRVAGGAGPPGTRGLFPQISADLRVRWCSPALKIDVLAAAIRNQSRFVEGKTLVVTGERAAESPGRARYATFEPHRTWSRRRHVDHWRPVHGWGEQRVWDIIASARIRLHPAYRLGWRRLSCRCCIFGTPDQWATLRLIFPQAFERVARREAASSRTIHRACSVNELADRGRPYPAASAHPDDRAQADDPVWQLPITLDPWSLPAGAFGEAAGPT; encoded by the coding sequence ATGGACGTCCTCCCCGACCTCGGCGCCTACCGCCGCTTCGTCGTGGCCTTCAGCGGCGGCAAGGACAGCCTCGCCAGTCTCCTCGCTCTGCTGGAGCATGGCATATCCCCAGACCGCATCGAACTGCATCATCATGAGGTGGACGGGCAGGGGGCTACCCTCATGGACTGGCCGTGTACGCCGGCCTATGTCGACGCGCTCGCGCGCCATTTCGGGATCGCCCTCTATCGGTCCTGGCGGATCGGCGGGTTTGCGCGCGAGCTCGACAGGGACTGCACGGCGACCGCGCCGATCGCGTTCGAGACGCCTGATGGGCTCCGCGTCGCCGGTGGTGCGGGCCCGCCCGGCACGCGCGGCCTCTTTCCGCAGATTTCCGCTGACCTTCGGGTACGCTGGTGCAGCCCGGCGCTCAAGATCGACGTGCTGGCGGCGGCCATCCGCAATCAAAGCCGTTTCGTTGAAGGCAAGACCCTCGTCGTTACCGGGGAGCGCGCGGCGGAAAGTCCCGGTCGTGCTCGCTATGCGACGTTCGAACCGCACCGGACCTGGAGCCGTCGTCGCCATGTCGATCATTGGCGACCGGTCCATGGCTGGGGCGAGCAGCGCGTGTGGGACATCATCGCGTCGGCGCGGATCAGGCTGCATCCTGCCTATCGGCTTGGTTGGCGTCGCCTCTCGTGTCGCTGCTGCATTTTCGGGACGCCCGATCAATGGGCGACACTGCGCCTGATCTTTCCGCAAGCCTTCGAACGCGTCGCACGTCGCGAGGCGGCTAGTAGCAGGACGATCCACCGCGCCTGTAGCGTGAACGAACTCGCCGACCGGGGGCGTCCCTATCCGGCGGCAAGCGCGCATCCCGATGATCGGGCCCAGGCCGACGATCCGGTCTGGCAGCTCCCGATCACGCTCGATCCATGGTCGTTGCCGGCAGGCGCATTCGGTGAAGCGGCCGGGCCGACATGA